A DNA window from Vigna unguiculata cultivar IT97K-499-35 chromosome 10, ASM411807v1, whole genome shotgun sequence contains the following coding sequences:
- the LOC114166721 gene encoding RGG repeats nuclear RNA binding protein A-like yields MATANPFDLLGDDAEDPSQLIAAEQLKAAAAPKKEQGKPGPRGGAVAQQSKPAQLPSKPVPPTQAVREAKNETSFGGRGGGRGGGRGYGRGRGGGSGFGRDFSNDENSSAPANQGSFEGEAGNPSERRGYGAPRGAYRGGGGGRGGRGRFSNGEVGDDGRPRRAFERHSGTGRGNEFKRDGAGRGNWGNQSDEIAQVTEEVADETEKNFGDEKPVGEEDAADGNKDSPANENEEKEPEDKEMTLEEYEKVLEERRKALQALKTETRKVDIKEFASMQPLSNKKDNDEIFIKLGSEKDKRKDALEKEERSKKSVNINEFLKPAEGERFYNTSGRGRGRGRGGGGRGGGYSGNAGSNVAAPSIEDPGQFPTLGGK; encoded by the exons ATGGCCACTGCCAATCCCTTTGATTTATTGGGCGACGATGCGGAGGACCCGTCGCAGTTGATCGCGGCCGAGCAGTTGAAGGCCGCCGCCGCACCGAAGAAGGAGCAGGGCAAGCCTGGACCCCGCGGTGGTGCGGTAGCGCAGCAGAGCAAGCCGGCTCAGTTGCCTTCCAAGCCAGTTCCTCCCACACAGGCTG TGAGGGAGGCCAAAAATGAAACCTCTTTtggtggccgtggtggtggCCGAGGAGGTGGACGAGGATATGGACGTGGACGTGGTGGTGGCAGTGGTTTTGGTCGTGATTTTTCCAATGACGAGAACTCATCTGCCCCTGCTAACCAAGGATCTTTTGAAGGGGAGGCTGGGAATCCCTCAGAAAGACGTGGTTATGGTGCACCACGTGGGGCTTATcgtggcggtggtggtggtcgtggtggacGTGGACGTTTTAGCAATGGTGAAGTTGGTGATGATGGACGCCCAAGAAGAGCCTTTGAACGCCACAGTGGGACTGGACGAGG AAATGAATTCAAGCGTGATGGTGCTGGACGAGGAAACTGGGGCAACCAATCTGATGAAATTGCTCA GGTGACTGAGGAAGTGGCGGATGAAACTGAAAAGAATTTTGGTGATGAGAAGCCTGTAGGTGAGGAAGATGCAGCAGATGGAAACAAGGACAGTCCTGccaatgaaaatgaagagaagGAACCAGAGGACAAG GAGATGACCCTGGAAGAGTATGAGAAAGTGCTGGAAGAGAGAAGGAAGGCCCTGCAGGCGCTCAAGACTGAAACAAGAAAGGTGGATATCAAGGAGTTTGCATCCATGCAGCCACTGTCAAACAAGAAAGACAATGATgagatatttattaaattg GGATCCGAAAAGGATAAGCGTAAAGATGCTTTGGAGAAGGAGGAGAGATCCAAGAAG TCTGTGAACATCAATGAGTTTCTGAAACCAGCTGAAGGGGAAAGGTTCTACAACACAAGTGGTCGTGGAAGAGGacgtggtcgtggtggtggtggtagagGAGGAGGATACAGTGGAAATGCAGGGAGCAATGTTGCAGCTCCATCAATTGAGGATCCTGGCCAATTCCCAACCTTGGGTGGCAAGTGA
- the LOC114166638 gene encoding ras-related protein RABD2a-like, whose translation MNPEYDYLFKLLLIGDSGVGKSCLLLRFADDSYIESYISTIGVDFKIRTVEQDGKTIKLQIWDTAGQERFRTITSSYYRGAHGIIIVYDVTDEDSFNNVKQWLSEIDRYASDNVNKLLVGNKSDLTSNRVVSYDTAKEFADQIGIPFMETSAKDATNVEDAFMAMSASIKNRMASQPSANNARPPTVQIRGQPVGQKGGCCSS comes from the exons ATGAATCCCGAGTA TGACTATCTGTTCAAGCTCCTCCTAATTGGAGACTCTGGTGTTGGTAAATCGTGCCTTCTTCTAAGATTTGCT GATGATTCATACATTGAGAGCTACATAAGCACCATCGGAGTTGATTTT AAAATTCGCACTGTTGAGCAGGATGGGAAGACAATTAAACTACAGATT TGGGATACTGCTGGACAAGAACGATTCAGGACAATTACTAGTAGCTACTATCGTGGAGCACATGGAATCATT ATTGTTTATGACGTGACAGATGAAGATAGCTTCAATAATGTGAAGCAGTGGCTCAGTGAAATTGACCGCTATGCCAGTGATAATGTTAACAAACTTTTGGTTGGAAACAAGAGTGATCTGACATCAAATAGAGTTGTTTCATATGACACAGCTAAA GAGTTCGCTGATCAAATTGGAATACCTTTCATGGAAACAAGTGCAAAAGATGCTACAAATGTGGAAGATGCTTTCATGGCCATGTCTGCTTCCATCAAGAATAG AATGGCAAGCCAACCATCTGCAAACAATGCAAGGCCTCCTACAGTGCAGATCAGAGGGCAACCTGTGGGGCAAAAAGGTGGCTGTTGCTCTTCCTAA